From Panulirus ornatus isolate Po-2019 chromosome 67, ASM3632096v1, whole genome shotgun sequence, a single genomic window includes:
- the LOC139747011 gene encoding leptin receptor overlapping transcript-like 1 isoform X1: protein MASVKALITLAFTASIGLMFLVLACALPTYRNWWPFFVLVFYVLAPLPTIIARRLSEDTGGSNPCIELANFMTAVIVVSAFGLPIILARSPHLDPVIEWGACALVLAGNVMTFLTIWGFFVMADNHDVEYSMW from the exons ATGGCGAGCGTAAAAG CATTAATAACATTGGCATTTACAGCCTCAATAGGACTGATGTTCCTCGTTCTGGCTTGTGCCTTGCCAACATACAG GAACTGGTGGCCATTCTTTGTTCTTGTGTTCTATGTCCTAGCCCCATTACCAACTATCATAGCTCGCAGATTGTCAGAAGACACAGGAGGGAGCAACCCATGCATAGAGTTGGCCAACTTTATGACTGCTGTCATTGTGGTCTCAGCATTTGGTCTTCCCATTATTTTAGCCAGATCACCCCACTTAGATCCAGTT ATTGAATGGGGTGCTTGTGCATTAGTTCTAGCTGGAAATGTGATGACGTTTTTAACTATTTGGGGCTTCTTCGTTATGGCTGACAATCATGATGTGGAGTATAGcatgtggtga
- the LOC139747011 gene encoding leptin receptor overlapping transcript-like 1 isoform X2 — MQMKALITLAFTASIGLMFLVLACALPTYRNWWPFFVLVFYVLAPLPTIIARRLSEDTGGSNPCIELANFMTAVIVVSAFGLPIILARSPHLDPVIEWGACALVLAGNVMTFLTIWGFFVMADNHDVEYSMW; from the exons ATGCAAATGAAAG CATTAATAACATTGGCATTTACAGCCTCAATAGGACTGATGTTCCTCGTTCTGGCTTGTGCCTTGCCAACATACAG GAACTGGTGGCCATTCTTTGTTCTTGTGTTCTATGTCCTAGCCCCATTACCAACTATCATAGCTCGCAGATTGTCAGAAGACACAGGAGGGAGCAACCCATGCATAGAGTTGGCCAACTTTATGACTGCTGTCATTGTGGTCTCAGCATTTGGTCTTCCCATTATTTTAGCCAGATCACCCCACTTAGATCCAGTT ATTGAATGGGGTGCTTGTGCATTAGTTCTAGCTGGAAATGTGATGACGTTTTTAACTATTTGGGGCTTCTTCGTTATGGCTGACAATCATGATGTGGAGTATAGcatgtggtga